The Vicia villosa cultivar HV-30 ecotype Madison, WI linkage group LG1, Vvil1.0, whole genome shotgun sequence genome includes a region encoding these proteins:
- the LOC131629923 gene encoding 20 kDa chaperonin, chloroplastic-like → MCLIGNFIMQHTSLKPLGDRVLVKVKDAEEKTVGGIILPSTAQSKPQGGEVVAVGEGKTFGKNKVEISVKAGAQVVYSKYAGTEVEFNGSKHLIHYTREYSSGFRICGERLQGQRWF, encoded by the exons ATGTGCCTGATTGGTAATTTCATCATGCAGCATACCTCACTCAAGCCACTAGGTGATAGAGTACTGGTAAAAGTTAAGGATGCAGAAGAGAAAACTGTGGGTGGAATTATACTGCCATCAACTGCTCAATCAAAGCCTCAAGGGGGTGAGGTGGTTGCTGTTGGAGAAGGGAAGACATTTGGGAAGAACAAAGTGGAAATTAGTGTGAAG GCAGGTGCACAAGTTGTGTACTCAAAGTATGCAGGGACTGAGGTGGAGTTCAATGGTTCAAAACATCTTATCCATTACACCCGAGAATACAGTTCTGGATTCCGAATTTGCGGGGAACGACTTCAAGGGCAAAGATGGTTCTGA
- the LOC131629918 gene encoding 20 kDa chaperonin, chloroplastic-like gives MATTQLTASSISTRNFSSFEGLRTSSIQFRSKNVRIGTSTQRLFPSLVVKAATVVAPKHTSLKPLGDRVLVKIKDAEEKTVGGIILPSTAQSKPQGGEVVAVGEGKTFGKNKVEISVKEGAQVVYTKYAGTEVEFNGSKHLILKDDDIVGILETDEVKDLKPLSDRVLIKVAEAEEKTAGGLLLTEATKEKPSVGTVIAVGPGYVDDEGNRKPLSITPGNTVLYSKYAGNDFKGKDGSDYIALRASDVMAILS, from the exons ATGGCGACCACTCAACTCACTGCTTCATCGATTTCAACCAGGAATTTCTCATCCTTTGAAGGCCTTCGAACTTCATCAATTCAATTTCGTAGTAAGAATGTTAGAATTGGTACTTCCACACAAAGGTTGTTTCCGTCTCTGGTTGTTAAAGCCGCCACTGTTGTTGCCCCAAAG CATACCTCACTCAAGCCACTAGGTGATAGAGTACTGGTAAAAATTAAGGATGCAGAAGAGAAAACTGTGGGTGGAATTATACTGCCATCAACTGCTCAATCAAAGCCTCAAGGAGGTGAGGTGGTTGCTGTTGGAGAAGGGAAGACATTTGGGAAGAACAAAGTGGAAATTAGTGTGAAG GAAGGTGCACAAGTTGTGTACACAAAGTATGCCGGGACTGAGGTGGAGTTCAATGGTTCAAAACATCTTATACTTAAAGATGATGACATAGTCGGTATTCTTGAAACTGATGAGGTCAAGGATCTTAAACCTTTGAGCGACAGAGTCTTGATAAAG GTTGCAGAAGCCGAGGAAAAAACTGCTGGTGGTTTGTTACTCACGGAAGCAACCAAGGAGAAACCATCTGTTGGCACC GTGATAGCAGTTGGTCCAGGATATGTGGATGACGAAGGCAACAGGAAGCCACTATCCATTACACCCGGGAATACAGTTTTGTATTCCAAATATGCGGGGAATGACTTCAAGGGCAAAGATGGTTCTGACTATATTGCTTTGAGAGCCTCAGATGTCATGGCCATTCTCTCTTAG
- the LOC131629907 gene encoding auxin response factor 19-like yields the protein MKAPPNGHLPSSGEGERKTINSELWHACAGPLVSLPPVGSLVVYFPQGHSEQVAASMQKQTDFIPSYPNLPSKLICMLHNVALHADPETDEVYAQMTLQPVTKYDKEAILASDFGLKQNRQPTEFFCKTLTASDTSTHGGFSVPRRAAEKIFPPLDFSMQPPAQELVAKDLHDNSWAFRHIYRGQPKRHLLTTGWSVFISTKRLFAGDSVLFIRDEKQQLLLGLRRANRQQPALSSSVISSDSMHIGILAAAAHAAANNSPFTIYYNPRASPSEFVIPLAKYNKAMYAQVSLGMRFRMMFETEESGVRRYMGTVTGISDLDPVRWKNSQWRNLQIGWDESTAGERPSRVSIWDVEPVVTPFYICPPPFFRQKFPRQPGMPDDESDVENAFKRAMPWLGDEFGMKDASSSGFPGLSLVQWMSMQQNNQFSGGQSGCFPPMLSSNTLHGNLSTDDPSKLLSFQTPLLSAPNHQFNKPNLPNQINQLQQSPASWPQQQQQQQQLPQQQQQQLQQQQQQQQQHLQQQQHQQLQQHQHQQLQSLSQIPMNQFQQQRQQQLPESQSLTLLQQQMTQQLGQQSQKQPQSSQHAIMNNGVIASNQISNQFAQQPVTYAQLQQQQLLSGGMPLQQSIQSVSKNTFPVTTSLPQDSQFQQQIDQQASLLQRQQQQTQLQQSPLQVLQQSQQQRVTPNLPVAQMSQQNTSEQQLQLQFLHKLQQQQQQQQQQFLSTSSPLLQSQFLQQNTHQLSQQLPQLPTSQQHTQQLGINAFSTEKLLNSNNLSSSSHMQSQQVSVNQTLNMQKPLTITRVPSTLTDGEAPSCSTSPSTNNCQISQPNSLKRNQQVPTTIGGILVAEPTSNLIQDLQSKSDMHIKHEFSNVKGSDQLKYKGITTDQLEASSGTSYCMDPGNVQQSLPLSNFCMEGDVQSNPRNNLTFDSNLDGLMSDTMLSRGYDSQKDLQNLLSNYGGAPRDIETELSTADISSQSFGLPDTLFKPGCSNDVGINDTSGVLNNGLRANQTQRMRTYTKVQKRGSVGRCIDVTRYKGYDELRYDLARMFGIEGQLEDPQRTDWKLVYVDHENDILLVGDDPWEEFVSCVQSIKILSSAEVQQMSLDGDLGNVTIPNQASSGADSGNAWRGQYDDNSAASFNR from the exons ATGAAGGCTCCACCTAATGGTCACTTGCCTAGTTCTGGAGAAG GAGAAAGGAAGACGATCAATTCAGAGTTATGGCATGCTTGTGCTGGACCTTTGGTTTCTTTGCCACCTGTTGGAAGTCTTGTGGTTTACTTCCCTCAAGGACACAGCGAGCAA GTTGCAGCTTCCATGCAAAAGCAGACCGACTTCATACCTAGTTACCCTAACCTTCCATCCAAGTTGATTTGCATGCTTCACAATGTTGCCCTGCAT GCTGATCCTGAAACTGACGAAGTCTATGCACAGATGACCCTTCAACCTGTAACCAAA TATGACAAGGAAGCAATACTGGCATCAGACTTTGGCCTCAAACAAAACCGTCAACCGACCGAATTCTTTTGCAAGACTCTAACGGCAAGCGACACAAGCACTCATGGTGGATTTTCTGTTCCTCGTAGAGCAGCTGAAAAAATATTCCCACCTTTG GATTTTTCAATGCAACCTCCCGCTCAGGAGCTTGTTGCTAAAGATTTGCATGACAATTCGTGGGCATTTAGACATATTTATCGGG GACAACCAAAGAGACACTTATTGACTACTGGTTGGAGTGTATTTATCAGCACAAAAAGACTTTTCGCCGGAGATTCCGTTCTTTTTATCAG AGATGAAAAGCAGCAACTTCTTTTAGGTTTGCGGCGCGCTAATAGACAGCAGCCAGCACTTTCTTCGTCGGTGATATCCAGCGACAGTATGCATATTGGCATTTTAGCTGCTGCAGCTCATGCTGCTGCAAATAACAGTCCATTTACTATATATTACAATCCAAG GGCCAGCCCCTCTGAATTTGTTATTCCGTTGGCCAAGTATAACAAAGCCATGTACGCTCAAGTTTCTCTTGGAATGAGATTTAGAATGATGTTTGAAACAGAGGAGTCTGGAGTACGTAGATATATGGGTACAGTTACTGGAATTAGTGACTTGGATCCTGTCCGATGGAAAAATTCACAATGGCGCAATCTTCAG ATTGGATGGGATGAATCGACAGCTGGTGAACGCCCAAGCAGAGTTTCGATTTGGGATGTTGAGCCAGTAGTGACTCCTTTCTATATTTGTCCGCCTCCATTTTTCAGGCAAAAGTTCCCAAGGCAACCTGGAATGCCAG ATGATGAGTCCGATGTAGAAAATGCTTTCAAGAGAGCTATGCCCTGGCTTGGAGACGAATTCGGCATGAAGGACGCCTCAAGTTCAGGCTTCCCTGGTTTGAGTTTAGTGCAATGGATGAGCATGCAGCAGAATAATCAGTTTTCAGGTGGTCAATCAGGATGTTTTCCACCCATGCTCTCATCCAATACTCTCCATGGTAATCTTAGCACCGACGACCCATCCAAATTATTAAGTTTTCAAACTCCACTCCTCTCTGCGccaaatcatcaatttaacaaaccTAATTTACCTAATCAAATCAATCAATTGCAACAATCCCCAGCATCATGGCCTCAGcagcaacagcaacaacaacagttaccgcaacaacaacaacaacagttacagcagcagcagcaacaacaacaacagcacttACAGCAGCAGCAGCACCAACAACTGCAGCAGCACCAACACCAGCAGCTACAGTCATTGTCACAAATACCAATGAACCAGTTTCAGCAGCAGAGGCAACAGCAGCTACCTGAATCACAAAGCTTGACACTGCTACAGCAACAGATGACTCAGCAGCTGGGACAGCAGTCGCAGAAACAGCCACAGTCATCTCAACATGCTATTATGAATAATGGTGTAATTGCTTCTAACCAGATTTCAAATCAGTTTGCCCAGCAACCGGTAACTTACGCTCAGCTTCAGCAACAACAATTACTCTCAGGAGGTATGCCACTCCAGCAAAGTATCCAATCAGTCAGTAAGAATACATTCCCAGTGACAACATCCTTACCACAAGACTCACAATTTCAGCAACAGATAGACCAACAAGCGAGTCTCTTACAAAGGCAGCAGCAACAGACACAGTTACAACAATCTCCACTGCAGGTATTGCAACAAAGCCAACAACAGAGGGTGACACCAAATCTGCCTGTGGCTCAAATGTCTCAACAAAACACCTCAGAGCAACAATTGCAGCTACAGTTTTTGCACAAATTgcagcagcagcagcagcagcaacaacaacaatttcttTCGACGTCTAGCCCACTTTTGCAATCTCAGTTTCTACAACAAAATACTCACCAACTAAGTCAGCAATTACCACAGCTTCCTACATCCCAACAACATACTCAACAGCTTGGCATTAATGCATTTTCAACAGAGAAGCTTCTTAACAGCAACAATCTGTCTTCTTCATCACATATGCAATCACAACAGGTTTCTGTGAATCAAACCCTGAATATGCAGAAGCCACTCACAATTACTAGAGTTCCCTCTACTCTTACAGATGGAGAGGCTCCATCATGCTCAACTTCACCATCTACTAATAACTGCCAGATATCTCAACCAAACAGCCTCAAAAGAAATCAACAAGTACCAACTACAATTGGCGGGATCTTGGTAGCAGAGCCTACCAGTAATCTGATACAGGACCTTCAGAGTAAGTCTGACATGCACATCAAACACGAGTTCTCGAATGTAAAAGGATCTGACCAGCTAAAATATAAAGGCATAACTACTGATCAGCTGGAAGCTTCTTCTGGAacatcttattgtatggatcctGGCAATGTTCAGCAGAGTTTGCCACTATCCAACTTCTGCATGGAAGGCGACGTCCAATCAAACCCTAGAAACAATCTGACATTTGACTCTAATCTTGATGGTTTAATGTCTGATACTATGCTTTCGAGGGGTTATGATTCTCAAAAAGATCTTCAAAATTTGTTGTCTAATTACGGTGGTGCTCCAAGAGACATTGAAACCGAGCTGTCCACTGCTGACATCAGCTCACAGTCGTTTGGATTGCCTGACACACTTTTTAAGCCTGGTTGCTCAAATGATGTTGGCATTAATGATACTTCTGGGGTTTTGAACAATGGCTTGCGGGCAAACCAAACTCAACGAATGCGAACATATACTAAG GTTCAAAAGCGTGGCTCTGTTGGAAGATGTATTGACGTCACCCGTTACAAGGGGTATGATGAACTCCGGTATGATTTGGCAAGAATGTTCGGGATTGAAGGACAACTAGAAGATCCTCAAAGGACTGACTGGAAATTAGTATATGTAGATCATGAAAATGACATTCTTCTTGTTGGAGATGACCCTTGGGA GGAATTTGTAAGTTGTGTTCAAAGTATAAAGATATTGTCATCTGCTGAGGTGCAGCAAATGAGCTTGGATGGTGATTTAGGTAATGTTACAATCCCAAATCAAGCATCCAGTGGAGCAGATAGTGGCAATGCATGGAGGGGACAATATGATGATAACTCTGCAGCCTCATTCAATAGGTGA